A single genomic interval of Penicillium psychrofluorescens genome assembly, chromosome: 2 harbors:
- a CDS encoding uncharacterized protein (ID:PFLUO_002229-T1.cds;~source:funannotate), with amino-acid sequence MLVLVAGATGNIGQHLIDSLTKRGHQVRALARNSSKLPAKRLEKLEAFISSKSYYDINALDHACTSVDAVISAYAGIPELQLEAQLLLLRAAERAHVTRFISASWNYDWRDMPLGMQESYDPYISFRRHADISSNIRPIYILSGVLAEVLFSVSGHGDFSPKNHGVWDPASKTMEIFGTGQEQWHWTTEEDAAEFAAEIIQREDAPQGGFWTLCSGVNTLPEIARAYERVKGTKVDIQYKGTVSDLRRKALEAREQGCPKKYWDYIGWFYQLYTVDGTWTLKNLQNDTIGVLTTSLEEFLRDSQLV; translated from the coding sequence ATGCTAGTACTCGTCGCGGGCGCAACTGGCAACATCGGCCAACATCTTATCGATAGTCTTACTAAGCGAGGACACCAAGTACGAGCACTTGCGAGGAATTCCTCGAAGCTACCAGCCAAAAGACTCGAGAAATTAGAGGCTTTTATTTCCAGCAAAAGCTACTACGATATCAACGCTCTTGATCATGCTTGTACTAGCGTCGACGCCGTCATCTCTGCCTACGCCGGTATTCCTGAATTGCAACTCGAAGCTCAGTTGCTCCTTCTGCGGGCTGCAGAACGCGCTCATGTGACACGATTCATCTCTGCTAGCTGGAACTACGACTGGAGAGATATGCCTCTTGGGATGCAAGAAAGCTATGATCCTTACATATCCTTCCGTCGCCACGCCGACATAAGTTCCAACATTCGACCGATTTATATTCTCTCTGGAGTCTTGGCTGAAGTTTTATTCTCTGTCTCTGGTCATGGTGACTTTTCACCCAAAAACCATGGCGTTTGGGATCCAGCGTCAAAAACAATGGAAATATTTGGAACTGGGCAGGAACAATGGCATTGGACCACAGAGGAAGATGCGGCTGAGTTTGCAGCCGAGATAATACAGCGAGAAGATGCTCCTCAGGGCGGATTTTGGACTCTCTGCTCCGGAGTCAATACCCTGCCTGAAATTGCAAGGGCCTATGAGCGCGTGAAGGGCACCAAGGTTGATATTCAGTACAAGGGCACAGTTTCAGATCTTCGAAGAAAGGCCTTGGAAGCGAGAGAGCAAGGGTGTCCGAAGAAATATTGGGATTATATCGGTTGGTTCTATCAGCTTTATACAGTTGATGGGACGTGGACTTTGAAGAACCTACAAAACGATACCATTGGCGTTCTGACAACTTCTTTAGAGGAATTCTTGCGAGACAGCCAGCTGGTGTAG